In Candidatus Acidiferrales bacterium, one genomic interval encodes:
- a CDS encoding polysaccharide biosynthesis/export family protein, which translates to KNRLSFAVPLRSVSAQVRITVARIICLLLLFFFPGAPLCGQELQKSADVNTQLFRLLHLDRAAHDYTIGPDDVLRISVFEVPEISGDYRVSSRGQLSLPLLPGKILAAGLTAAELETALEESLLASRLVNSPQVSVAVKEYRSHPITVVGAVRRPTVYQAVGRTSLLEVLAHAEGLADDAGGTVVITRPAIRPLAGSPADRTAGNPGPTEAGSPETTVIRLKDLLDSGDPRFNVPVEGGDTVAVPRAGIVYVVGAVNRPGGFVLKDDREEMTVLKALALAEDLKPSALRSKAVIVRKDFRTGQSAEIPVDLSKILGAKGSNPVLHANDILFVPDSGGKRALRRAAEAALQITTGIVIFRR; encoded by the coding sequence AAAAAAACCGTTTGTCGTTTGCTGTTCCCTTGCGGAGCGTATCCGCCCAAGTGAGGATCACCGTGGCAAGGATCATTTGTCTCCTGCTGTTGTTTTTCTTTCCGGGCGCGCCCCTTTGCGGTCAAGAGTTGCAGAAGAGCGCCGATGTCAACACCCAACTCTTTCGACTGCTCCACCTCGACCGAGCAGCCCATGACTACACCATTGGCCCGGACGACGTGCTCCGGATTAGCGTGTTCGAGGTGCCGGAAATCTCAGGCGACTACCGGGTCAGTTCCCGCGGACAGCTTTCTCTGCCGCTCTTGCCCGGAAAAATCCTCGCTGCCGGCCTGACCGCTGCTGAACTGGAGACGGCCCTGGAGGAGAGCCTCCTGGCAAGCCGGCTAGTCAACTCGCCACAGGTAAGCGTCGCCGTGAAAGAATACCGCAGCCACCCCATCACGGTGGTGGGGGCGGTCCGCCGGCCAACCGTGTACCAGGCGGTCGGCCGGACTTCTCTCCTCGAAGTGCTTGCCCACGCCGAGGGATTGGCCGATGACGCTGGCGGCACCGTCGTCATCACCCGCCCAGCCATCCGGCCGCTGGCCGGGTCACCGGCTGACCGGACGGCTGGCAACCCCGGTCCCACCGAGGCGGGATCGCCCGAAACCACGGTCATCCGACTCAAAGACCTGCTCGACTCCGGCGATCCCCGCTTCAACGTTCCGGTTGAGGGTGGCGACACGGTGGCCGTGCCGCGCGCCGGAATCGTTTACGTGGTCGGAGCCGTCAACCGCCCCGGCGGTTTTGTTTTGAAAGACGACCGGGAGGAAATGACCGTGTTAAAGGCATTAGCGCTGGCCGAGGATCTGAAGCCCAGCGCCCTGCGCAGTAAAGCGGTAATTGTCCGCAAAGACTTCCGCACCGGCCAGAGCGCTGAAATCCCCGTCGATCTCAGCAAGATCCTGGGCGCCAAAGGTTCGAACCCGGTTCTTCACGCCAACGACATTTTGTTTGTCCCCGACAGCGGCGGAAAGCGAGCCCTGCGCCGGGCGGCGGAGGCCGCGCTTCAAATCACCACCGGCATCGTCATCTTTCGGCGTTAG
- a CDS encoding polysaccharide biosynthesis tyrosine autokinase, translating to MSEHNQLAPYHPAAVERADSRQLATPYYDGPPIQTLWPEHPLREYCRILFKRRWTVLTIVLVLTTLVTIATFRMTPIYSATAKVEIAPEQPDMQSLNEMFRYYPTDEYFLRTQIKVLQSDTLALKTIEDLQLQKHPDFASQGKSWRQLVSSSRDKAETILVERFHSRLQVELLRISRLVEIRFESPNPRLAADVTNTLVRNYIDYNFRRKYQTTTKASEWMTEQLDELKAKVERSQQALVDYERRHQIVNLDEKQNLVTQRMVDVSREFTLAQADRIQKESLHKMARGGDLQKVSAVAQNQLIQRLSERYIELSTQMSEVNTQFGPNYPKFVRLQNQLTELRNLIEKEETKVLHSLQADYRAALEREQLLLAAVQAQKAEASRLSELLIQYDILKREAQSNQQLYDGLLKRLKEAGISAGLRASNIHLVDPARIPVEPVRPRKALNLALSLLVGLVLGVMVALVQEHLDNTVKTPEEVEQVAAIPSLGLIPAQISPNGSRRRRRRLAAGRQEWALPAEPVELVSLQSPKSAIAESYRSLRTAVLLSTSARPPQVLLVSSPQPAEGKTTVVTNLAVLLAQLGGPVILVDSDMRKPRIHKIFGLSNERGLSTYLTGTDQLEQTIVPIESVPHLSVMTCGPLPPNPAELLSSTIMQEMVAQLRPRFTHILLDSPPIIHVTDAVILSSLSDGVILVAQGGVTTREALKRARKILHHVNGKLLGIVLNNVDVRSSDYSYYYGGRYYYYYDSAEPMKEKSSAEVPLAPMQSGNPPQEGGGTTT from the coding sequence ATGAGCGAGCACAATCAACTAGCCCCTTACCATCCCGCAGCGGTGGAGCGCGCCGATTCCCGGCAACTGGCGACGCCGTACTACGATGGCCCGCCCATCCAAACCCTTTGGCCCGAGCATCCCTTGCGGGAGTACTGCCGGATTCTGTTCAAGCGACGGTGGACGGTTTTGACCATCGTCCTGGTCCTGACCACGCTCGTGACCATCGCCACTTTTCGCATGACCCCTATCTATTCGGCCACCGCCAAGGTGGAGATTGCGCCGGAACAGCCGGACATGCAGTCGCTCAATGAAATGTTCCGCTATTACCCCACCGATGAGTACTTCCTGCGGACCCAGATCAAGGTTCTACAGAGTGACACCCTGGCGCTCAAGACGATCGAAGATCTCCAGTTGCAAAAACACCCTGATTTTGCTTCGCAGGGAAAGAGCTGGCGGCAGTTGGTCAGTTCCTCCCGGGATAAGGCCGAGACCATTTTGGTGGAGCGGTTCCACTCCCGACTGCAGGTTGAGTTGCTGCGCATCAGTCGTTTGGTGGAAATCCGTTTTGAAAGCCCCAATCCGCGGCTCGCCGCCGACGTGACCAACACCTTGGTGCGCAACTATATTGATTACAACTTTCGCCGCAAGTACCAAACCACCACTAAGGCCTCGGAGTGGATGACCGAACAACTGGATGAGCTGAAGGCAAAGGTGGAGCGCTCCCAGCAGGCGCTGGTGGACTACGAACGCCGGCACCAGATCGTGAACCTGGACGAGAAACAGAACCTGGTCACCCAGAGAATGGTTGACGTGAGCCGCGAATTCACTTTGGCTCAGGCCGATCGTATCCAGAAAGAATCGCTTCACAAGATGGCCCGGGGCGGCGATCTCCAAAAAGTTTCCGCCGTCGCCCAGAACCAGCTCATCCAGCGCCTGAGCGAACGCTACATTGAGCTGAGCACCCAGATGAGCGAGGTCAACACCCAATTCGGGCCCAACTATCCGAAGTTCGTCCGCCTCCAAAACCAGCTCACCGAGCTCCGCAATCTAATTGAGAAAGAAGAAACCAAGGTTCTGCATTCCCTCCAGGCAGACTACCGGGCAGCCCTCGAACGCGAGCAACTGTTGCTGGCTGCGGTACAGGCGCAAAAGGCTGAAGCCAGCCGGCTGAGCGAACTCCTCATCCAGTATGACATTCTCAAGCGCGAGGCTCAGTCCAACCAGCAGCTTTACGACGGCTTGCTTAAGCGATTGAAGGAGGCGGGAATTTCCGCCGGACTGAGAGCGAGCAACATCCACCTGGTCGATCCCGCCCGCATCCCCGTCGAGCCGGTCCGGCCGCGCAAGGCGTTGAACCTCGCCCTCAGCCTGCTCGTCGGCCTCGTGCTCGGGGTGATGGTGGCCTTGGTTCAGGAGCACCTGGACAACACGGTGAAGACACCGGAAGAAGTCGAGCAGGTTGCGGCCATCCCATCGCTCGGATTGATCCCCGCGCAGATTTCGCCGAACGGCTCCCGCCGGAGGCGACGCCGGCTCGCTGCCGGGCGGCAGGAATGGGCCCTGCCCGCTGAGCCGGTGGAGTTGGTTTCATTGCAGAGCCCGAAATCAGCCATCGCCGAATCCTACCGCTCGCTGCGCACCGCCGTTCTGCTCTCCACCTCGGCCCGTCCGCCGCAAGTCCTGCTGGTCAGCAGCCCCCAGCCGGCCGAGGGCAAGACCACTGTGGTCACCAACCTGGCGGTGCTTTTGGCCCAGCTCGGCGGACCGGTCATCCTGGTGGATTCCGACATGCGCAAGCCGCGCATCCACAAGATCTTTGGCCTGTCCAATGAGCGCGGCCTCAGCACCTATCTCACCGGCACCGATCAGCTTGAGCAGACCATTGTTCCCATCGAGAGCGTCCCCCACCTCTCGGTAATGACCTGCGGGCCGCTCCCGCCCAATCCAGCCGAATTGCTTTCTTCCACCATTATGCAAGAGATGGTCGCCCAATTGAGGCCGCGCTTCACCCACATCTTGCTCGATTCGCCGCCCATCATCCACGTTACCGACGCGGTCATTCTCTCCTCGTTGAGCGACGGAGTCATTCTGGTTGCTCAGGGCGGGGTGACCACCCGGGAGGCGCTGAAGCGCGCCCGCAAGATCCTTCACCATGTCAACGGCAAGTTGCTGGGCATCGTGCTCAACAATGTAGATGTTCGTTCGAGCGATTATTCCTACTATTATGGCGGCCGTTACTACTACTATTACGATTCGGCGGAACCGATGAAGGAAAAATCTTCCGCCGAGGTTCCGCTCGCCCCGATGCAATCGGGGAATCCGCCTCAAGAGGGCGGAGGAACGACGACGTAG
- a CDS encoding tetratricopeptide repeat protein gives MELRTQSPTLRVLMLAGLALLAAAFAYRCFQLAAADTLADGGELEKLEWAVRLAPAQADYHNRLGRALIYSVTVFEMDRATEQLEAATRLSPRTGQYWMDLALAYEMQHRPPDAAAAMERAVALRPHGVDALWTAGNYFLRTRQIDRSLPYFRQLLELTPAYNWLTFAILWRASENAEADLNRLLPASVQVWLEYLQFLVANNHPEAASRQWEKIFARKDPYDPRMVFSYFDLLLSRGQPDAARAVWQHLRDAGLIPPRPDGARGQAPSPSAPGQAAGNLLYNGDFEETPLLGGFDWRVMLSPDVTADLESPVAHTGTFSLKVEFTRKENFHFAGVAHLAPVEPLHRYRLTGFLRAEGVSSDSGPRLLVTDYYSPDKLRVMTPDVLGTTDWKEVSVEFPTLPATRLLQVVLYRPPSRTFDNKMSGRIWLDSVRLESLGPVPSGAGLGPAPGKSVPPRRRGAGRSDSLERRKVG, from the coding sequence ATGGAGCTTCGAACGCAATCGCCGACTCTACGGGTGCTCATGCTCGCCGGGCTCGCGCTTTTAGCCGCAGCTTTCGCCTACCGGTGCTTCCAGCTTGCTGCGGCGGATACGCTTGCCGATGGCGGTGAACTCGAAAAGCTGGAGTGGGCGGTGCGGCTGGCCCCCGCCCAGGCCGACTATCACAATCGTCTCGGGCGCGCGCTCATCTATTCCGTCACCGTGTTTGAAATGGACAGGGCCACCGAGCAGTTGGAGGCGGCCACCCGCCTCAGCCCGCGTACCGGCCAATATTGGATGGATCTGGCCCTGGCCTACGAAATGCAACACCGCCCGCCCGACGCGGCGGCGGCGATGGAACGAGCGGTGGCCCTGCGGCCCCACGGCGTGGACGCCCTGTGGACTGCCGGCAACTACTTTCTTCGCACCCGCCAAATCGACCGCTCCCTGCCCTACTTCCGCCAGCTTCTCGAATTGACACCGGCCTACAACTGGCTGACCTTTGCCATCCTCTGGCGGGCCAGCGAGAACGCCGAGGCGGACCTCAATCGCCTGTTGCCGGCCTCGGTCCAGGTCTGGCTCGAGTACCTTCAGTTTCTCGTGGCCAACAACCACCCGGAAGCCGCCAGCCGTCAATGGGAGAAAATTTTCGCGCGTAAGGACCCCTACGACCCCCGCATGGTTTTTTCTTATTTCGATCTTTTGCTCAGCCGGGGACAACCCGATGCTGCCCGCGCCGTCTGGCAACACTTGCGCGACGCGGGGTTGATTCCGCCTCGCCCGGATGGGGCTCGCGGCCAGGCTCCCTCACCATCCGCTCCGGGGCAGGCAGCGGGCAACCTGCTCTACAACGGTGACTTCGAGGAAACACCGCTGCTCGGCGGTTTTGACTGGCGCGTGATGCTCTCTCCGGATGTCACCGCCGATCTCGAGAGCCCGGTCGCCCACACCGGAACTTTTTCTCTCAAGGTCGAGTTCACCAGGAAAGAAAACTTTCACTTCGCCGGGGTCGCGCATCTGGCCCCGGTAGAACCGCTGCATCGCTATCGTTTGACCGGTTTCTTGCGCGCCGAAGGCGTTTCGAGCGACAGCGGGCCGCGCTTGCTCGTCACCGACTACTACTCGCCCGACAAACTGCGAGTCATGACACCGGACGTGCTCGGCACAACGGATTGGAAAGAGGTTTCCGTCGAGTTTCCCACGCTCCCCGCCACCCGCTTGCTCCAGGTTGTTCTTTACCGTCCGCCGAGCCGAACGTTTGACAACAAGATGAGCGGGCGCATTTGGCTGGACTCCGTGCGTCTCGAATCGCTCGGCCCGGTGCCATCCGGTGCAGGGCTCGGCCCGGCTCCGGGCAAATCCGTCCCGCCTCGGCGGCGTGGCGCCGGGCGGTCGGATTCTCTCGAACGACGAAAGGTAGGTTGA
- a CDS encoding O-antigen ligase family protein: MTAAYPASESPLVRTAEPPSRSFGTHWREWYAPLLLVFLPAAASLAFGAVEGWAWGAVSLGGLLLLLVWLVPAIARGRLSIAPNPLYAPALLFGLLAAFQWLSRRSLDPGATELDLVRLTGYGIFFFLAANLLATPRQLRRYAQAAAIFGFLLALFAIVQLLTFNGKIYWIFETRFGGYIVGPYVNHNHYAGLMEMLLALTVGLLLDRGVARERKPLVAFCGVLMAVSLILSGSRGGLVSFLFQVIFFFCLMLRGSRLATGARIGRAWFAVPLLAVILIGFLWLDPGNISRRYAHFMNQSLAGEVGLELRPQATLDTLGIFLDHLPLGVGLGAFPAVFPQYCRFPMFRLWNYAHNDIAQVMAEMGVPGTLLLIWFFAALFRKGMLRAADWPRQAGAGVRLGALLGCAGIFVHSFVDFNLHIPANAFWFFSLAGLATATGQGGLEAGSDVQRMRPK, encoded by the coding sequence TTGACCGCTGCATACCCTGCGTCCGAATCGCCGCTGGTGAGGACGGCGGAGCCGCCCTCCCGAAGCTTCGGGACGCATTGGCGAGAGTGGTATGCGCCGTTGCTCCTGGTCTTTCTCCCGGCGGCAGCGTCGCTCGCTTTTGGCGCCGTCGAAGGCTGGGCATGGGGCGCCGTCAGCCTCGGAGGATTGCTGCTCCTGCTCGTCTGGCTCGTGCCCGCCATCGCTCGCGGCCGCCTTTCTATCGCCCCCAACCCGCTCTATGCGCCGGCGCTGCTCTTCGGCTTGCTTGCCGCCTTTCAATGGTTGAGCCGCCGTTCCCTGGACCCGGGCGCCACCGAATTGGATCTGGTCCGGCTTACCGGCTACGGAATCTTTTTCTTCCTTGCCGCCAATCTTCTCGCGACGCCTCGCCAGCTCCGGCGTTACGCCCAGGCAGCCGCTATCTTCGGATTCTTGCTGGCGCTTTTTGCCATCGTGCAGTTGCTGACCTTCAACGGCAAAATCTACTGGATATTTGAGACGCGATTTGGCGGCTATATTGTCGGCCCTTACGTCAATCACAACCACTACGCCGGCCTGATGGAAATGCTGCTGGCGCTGACTGTCGGCCTGCTGCTCGACCGTGGCGTCGCAAGAGAGCGCAAACCGCTCGTTGCTTTCTGCGGCGTCTTGATGGCGGTATCGCTGATTCTGAGCGGCTCGCGCGGCGGCCTGGTTTCCTTTCTCTTTCAGGTGATCTTCTTTTTCTGCCTGATGCTGCGTGGGAGCCGTCTTGCGACAGGCGCCCGCATCGGGCGCGCGTGGTTTGCCGTGCCGCTTCTCGCCGTCATTTTGATCGGTTTTCTTTGGCTCGATCCGGGCAACATCTCCCGGCGTTACGCCCACTTCATGAACCAGTCGCTTGCCGGCGAGGTGGGGTTGGAGCTGCGTCCCCAGGCCACGCTGGATACGCTCGGCATCTTCCTTGATCACCTCCCACTCGGGGTCGGCCTGGGCGCCTTCCCCGCCGTCTTCCCGCAATATTGCCGCTTCCCGATGTTTCGCCTCTGGAACTACGCCCACAACGACATCGCGCAGGTGATGGCGGAGATGGGTGTGCCGGGGACGCTCTTGTTGATCTGGTTCTTTGCCGCGCTCTTCCGTAAGGGCATGCTTCGCGCAGCCGATTGGCCGCGCCAGGCCGGCGCCGGTGTGAGGCTCGGAGCGCTGCTCGGTTGCGCCGGGATTTTCGTCCACAGCTTTGTGGACTTCAACCTCCACATCCCGGCGAACGCGTTTTGGTTCTTTAGCCTCGCCGGGCTGGCCACGGCAACCGGCCAAGGCGGGCTCGAGGCCGGTTCGGACGTACAGCGGATGCGGCCCAAATAG
- a CDS encoding UpxY family transcription antiterminator: MAERAQSEIVTGAGIGLTPQLSSAAVLPVVLAGESQRRWYALETRSRHEKVVHSQLEQKAIESFLPLYHSVRRWKDRRKELALPLFPGYLFVRIGLNERREALETRGVARIVSFGGVPASLPETEIEAIRHFLKRKVQLDPYPYLRVGRRARIRSGPFQGLEGILLRKKNSLRFVISLHLILRSVAVEIDAEDLMQI; this comes from the coding sequence ATGGCCGAACGGGCGCAATCGGAAATCGTGACCGGGGCGGGAATCGGGCTCACCCCGCAATTGTCATCGGCCGCCGTTCTGCCCGTCGTGCTGGCCGGCGAGTCCCAACGCCGCTGGTACGCGCTCGAAACACGCTCGCGCCACGAGAAAGTCGTCCACTCGCAACTCGAGCAGAAAGCCATCGAATCCTTCTTGCCGCTTTATCACTCGGTGCGCCGCTGGAAAGATCGCCGGAAAGAATTGGCCCTGCCGCTCTTCCCCGGGTACCTCTTTGTGAGGATAGGGCTCAATGAGCGGCGGGAGGCGCTGGAGACCCGTGGGGTGGCTCGCATCGTCAGTTTTGGCGGTGTTCCGGCCAGCTTGCCGGAAACGGAGATTGAAGCCATCCGGCACTTCCTCAAGCGGAAAGTGCAGCTCGACCCCTATCCTTATCTCCGAGTAGGCCGGCGCGCCCGCATCCGCAGCGGGCCGTTTCAGGGACTCGAAGGCATCTTGCTACGAAAGAAAAATAGCCTGCGCTTTGTCATTTCTTTGCACTTGATCCTCCGCTCGGTTGCAGTCGAGATCGATGCTGAAGACCTCATGCAGATCTAA